Proteins found in one Camelus bactrianus isolate YW-2024 breed Bactrian camel chromosome X, ASM4877302v1, whole genome shotgun sequence genomic segment:
- the RTL5 gene encoding retrotransposon Gag-like protein 5 gives MSEAAGNLNSLRMANVALREELNALRGENANLGLQLGRALAEVNSLRGNVSSYMRWPGPVVPVLAEENFEFPLSEIDAVPEGELPFLCWPPPRAEPEYAPDELLISVIQDCGTSSGSADPPPLPGPPPPALPPPPAKELPPLPPQPSLPPLERPEIEPFSGDPVYLAEFLMQLETFIADHEDHFPGGAERVAFLISFFTGEAKDWAVSVTQEGSPLHANFPRFLDEIRKEFCGPIPPSVAKKAIRKLKQGDCTLGSYADAFQFLAQFLSWDDCRLQNQFLKGLSEFFRKELLWSTEMADLDELILECVEIERKVRVPKPIPLPGVRNIFFPFAADPNLEGEEGEECHSGDEDEETRRRRLHDKDQRRRVRAIQQETREEEEKRKKEEEMRKKQLKQKGEKDEEEEEEEEEEEEEEEEGEEEMREKKEEEDQNKEEEEEEDESGRQEPEQEPEQEPEQEQETEDETQDDDLDELMEMEPTYANASSQTSGYYHENFLDVSPPIVQPSRRRNQNRVPLLEGLPGTNSPFYSSPPLIRRAGRLGQRQIRRRPPVLFRLTPRQGGHRAARGRIRV, from the coding sequence ATGTCCGAGGCAGCCGGGAATCTCAATAGCCTCCGGATGGCGAACGTGGCCCTGCGGGAAGAATTAAATGCCCTTCGCGGGGAGAACGCCAATTTGGGCCTTCAGCTCGGCAGAGCCCTGGCCGAGGTCAATTCCTTGCGGGGCAACGTCTCGAGCTACATGCGCTGGCCAGGGCCCGTGGTGCCCGTCCTTGCCGAGGAGAACTTTGAGTTCCCGCTCAGTGAGATCGACGCCGTTCCCGAGGGAGAACTGCCCTTCCTGTGCTGGCCTCCCCCGCGCGCCGAACCCGAGTACGCCCCGGACGAACTGTTGATTAGCGTGATCCAGGATTGCGGCACCTCCAGCGGGTCCGCCGACCCGCCCCCGCTGCCCGGCCCACCCCCGCCGGcgctgcccccgcccccggccaAGGAGCTGCCCCCGCTGCCCCCGCAGCCTTCTCTGCCGCCGCTGGAGCGGCCCGAGATAGAGCCCTTTTCGGGCGACCCAGTCTACCTGGCTGAATTTCTGATGCAGCTAGAGACTTTCATAGCCGACCATGAGGATCATTTCCCCGGGGGCGCTGAGCGGGTGGCCTTTCTGATCTCCTTTTTCACCGGTGAAGCCAAAGACTGGGCCGTCTCGGTCACCCAGGAGGGAAGCCCCCTGCATGCCAACTTCCCGCGCTTCCTGGATGAAATCCGTAAGGAATTCTGTGGCCCCATCCCCCCAAGTGTGGCCAAAAAGGCCATCCGCAAGCTCAAGCAGGGTGACTGTACCCTGGGCAGCTATGCAGATGCTTTTCAGTTCCTGGCTCAATTCTTGTCTTGGGATGACTGCCGCCTTCAAAACCAATTCCTCAAAGGCCTTTCAGAATTCTTCCGCAAGGAGCTCTTATGGTCAACTGAAATGGCCGACCTGGACGAGCTGATTCTTGAATGCGTGGAGATAGAAAGAAAAGTGCGTGTCCCCAAGCCGATCCCCCTCCCTGGGGTTCGCAATATCTTCTTCCCTTTTGCAGCAGACCCTAACCTCGAAGGTGAAGAAGGCGAAGAGTGCCACAGTGGGGATGAAGATGAAGAGACGCGCAGGCGCAGGCTTCACGACAAGGACCAGCGGAGGCGCGTGAGAGCTATTCAGCAAgagaccagggaggaggaggagaagaggaagaaggaggaagagatgagGAAGAAGCAGCTGAAACAGAAAGGTGAgaaggacgaggaggaggaggaggaagaagaggaggaggaggaggaagaggaggaaggagaggaggagatgagggagaagaaggaggaggaagatcagaataaggaggaggaagaagaggaagatgagagCGGCCGCCAGGAACCGGAGCAGGAGCCAGAGCAGGAGCCAGAGCAGGAGCAAGAGACGGAGGACGAGACCCAAGACGACGACCTGGATGAGCTGATGGAGATGGAGCCCACATATGCCAACGCTTCGTCCCAGACTTCCGGCTACTATCATGAAAATTTCCTAGATGTGTCGCCTCCCATCGTACAGCCCAGCAGACGGAGGAACCAGAATCGAGTCCCACTTCTGGAGGGCCTTCCAGGGACGAATTCGCCCTTCTACAGTTCGCCGCCACTGATTCGCCGCGCAGGTCGCCTGGGGCAACGCCAAATTCGTAGACGGCCCCCTGTGCTCTTCCGCCTCACTCCGAGACAGGGGGGCCACCGGGCTGCACGGGGCCGCATTCGCGTGTGA